From the genome of Variovorax sp. RA8, one region includes:
- a CDS encoding branched-chain amino acid ABC transporter ATP-binding protein/permease — translation MSTAQTTEGAVSVSSTPAGASTKRLPRRLLWIGLAVVVLALVPLLAGNFTVSLLNDIGIGALVALGLVLLTGIGGATSFGQAAFVGIAAYATAWLSTAQGLSPWLGLVFALGLTGLSALAIGMLTLRLGGHFLPLSTIAWGLSIAMLFGNVDALGRHTGLSNIPALSIGTWSLADPRAIYYLIWALVGLAMLFSHNLLQSRPGRAIRSLRGGAILLASVGADAYRVRLTLFVTAALFAGLAGWLYAHMNRFVSPSPFDVRASIEYLLMAVAGGLGHLAGALVGSALVLILKNGLQDVLPLLTQRAGQLEAVAFATLFILLLHFARGGLMGFVRRWTHKRARAQAPREPLAAVEPLPHRTLPERGSPILSVTGAVKRFGGLVAVNDVSFEVKAGEIMGLIGPNGAGKSTMFNLLTCTAPMTAGQVRFLGHDIGGMPQRKVARLGLARTFQHVKLRPHMTLLDNVALGAYARTSSGVLKAGLRLDRAEERQILQEAQRQLDRIGLGERAHELAGSLPLGTQRILEIARALAADPVLLVLDEPAAGLRRKEKMALGDLLRKLREEGVTILIVEHDMDFVMKLVDRLVVMNFGSKLVEGVPSAVRADERVQAAYLGSVV, via the coding sequence ATGAGCACAGCGCAAACGACCGAAGGCGCCGTCTCCGTGAGCAGCACGCCGGCAGGCGCATCGACGAAGCGCCTCCCCAGGCGCCTGCTGTGGATCGGCCTCGCCGTCGTGGTGCTGGCGCTGGTGCCGCTGCTCGCCGGCAACTTCACGGTCTCGCTGCTCAACGACATCGGCATCGGTGCGCTGGTGGCGCTGGGGCTGGTGCTGCTGACCGGCATCGGCGGGGCGACTTCCTTCGGGCAGGCGGCCTTCGTCGGCATCGCCGCCTACGCGACGGCCTGGCTCAGCACCGCGCAGGGCCTGTCGCCGTGGCTGGGGCTGGTGTTCGCGCTGGGCCTGACCGGGCTCTCGGCGCTGGCCATCGGCATGCTCACGCTCCGGCTGGGCGGGCACTTCCTGCCGCTGTCGACCATCGCCTGGGGCCTGTCGATCGCGATGCTGTTCGGCAATGTCGATGCGCTGGGGCGCCACACGGGCCTGTCGAACATCCCGGCCCTCAGCATCGGCACCTGGTCGCTGGCCGATCCGCGCGCCATCTACTACCTGATCTGGGCGTTGGTCGGCCTGGCCATGCTGTTCAGCCACAACCTGCTGCAGTCCCGGCCGGGCCGCGCGATCCGCAGCCTGCGCGGCGGCGCCATCCTGCTGGCCAGCGTGGGGGCCGATGCCTACCGCGTGCGGCTCACGCTGTTCGTGACGGCCGCGCTGTTCGCCGGCCTCGCGGGCTGGCTCTATGCGCACATGAACCGCTTCGTGAGCCCCTCGCCCTTCGACGTGCGCGCCAGCATCGAGTACCTGCTGATGGCGGTGGCCGGCGGGCTCGGGCACCTGGCCGGCGCGCTGGTCGGCTCGGCGCTGGTGCTGATCCTCAAGAACGGGCTGCAGGACGTGCTGCCGCTTTTGACGCAGCGTGCCGGGCAACTGGAGGCCGTGGCCTTCGCGACGCTCTTCATCCTGCTGCTGCACTTTGCGCGCGGCGGGCTGATGGGCTTCGTGCGGCGCTGGACCCACAAGCGTGCGCGTGCGCAAGCGCCGCGCGAGCCCTTGGCGGCGGTCGAGCCGTTGCCGCATCGCACGCTGCCCGAGCGCGGTTCGCCGATCCTCTCGGTCACGGGGGCTGTCAAGCGCTTCGGCGGGCTGGTGGCGGTCAACGACGTGAGCTTCGAGGTGAAGGCCGGCGAGATCATGGGCCTGATCGGGCCCAACGGCGCGGGCAAGTCGACCATGTTCAACCTGCTGACCTGCACCGCGCCGATGACGGCCGGGCAGGTGCGCTTCCTCGGCCACGACATCGGCGGCATGCCGCAGCGCAAGGTGGCGCGGCTGGGGCTGGCGCGCACCTTCCAGCACGTCAAGCTGCGCCCGCACATGACGCTGCTGGACAACGTCGCGCTGGGTGCGTATGCCCGCACGAGTTCGGGCGTGCTCAAGGCGGGCCTGCGGTTGGACCGCGCCGAGGAGCGCCAGATCCTGCAGGAGGCGCAGCGCCAGCTGGACCGCATCGGCCTGGGCGAGCGCGCGCACGAGCTCGCGGGCAGCCTGCCGCTGGGCACGCAGCGCATCCTGGAGATCGCCCGCGCGCTCGCGGCGGACCCGGTGCTGCTCGTGCTCGACGAGCCGGCCGCGGGGCTGCGGCGCAAGGAGAAGATGGCGCTGGGCGACCTGCTGCGCAAGCTGCGCGAGGAGGGCGTGACCATCCTGATCGTCGAACACGACATGGATTTCGTGATGAAGCTGGTGGATCGGCTGGTGGTGATGAACTTCGGGTCCAAGCTGGTGGAGGGTGTGCCTTCGGCGGTGCGGGCGGACGAGCGGGTGCAGGCGGCTTATCTGGGGAGCGTGGTATGA
- a CDS encoding branched-chain amino acid ABC transporter permease, translating to MTPDVALILGIDGLANGAVYLLAGLGLVLIFSVTRVVFVPFGDVAAFAALSLAAFETGRVPPTIGLVLVLTALALATEIGSLVRRGESARIPKALLGWGVLPLVPCLLAWLASRPGVPAPLHIASAVLLVVPIAPLLSRVVFQPIADASVLVLLIVSLALHFLLSGLGLLFFGPEGSRTQPLASGSLPLGDGFTVSGQVILMVASAVVLSGLFFLVFERTIAGKALRATAVNRVGARLIGIRPARTALLAYGCASLLAGLIGVLIAPVTTMYYDSGFIIGLKAFVAAIIGGLVSYPMTAIGALAVGVVESFASFWSGALKDVIVFSLLIPVLMLRSFMSVHAEEEEEEVDQ from the coding sequence ATGACACCCGACGTGGCACTGATCCTGGGCATCGATGGCCTGGCGAACGGCGCCGTTTATCTCCTGGCCGGGCTGGGGCTGGTGCTGATCTTCTCGGTCACGCGCGTGGTCTTCGTGCCCTTCGGCGATGTCGCGGCCTTTGCCGCGCTGTCGCTGGCCGCTTTCGAAACCGGGCGCGTGCCGCCCACCATCGGCCTGGTGCTGGTGCTGACCGCGCTCGCGCTTGCGACCGAGATCGGCAGCCTGGTGCGGCGCGGCGAAAGCGCCCGCATCCCCAAGGCCCTGCTGGGCTGGGGCGTGTTGCCGCTCGTCCCCTGCCTGCTGGCCTGGCTGGCGAGCCGGCCGGGCGTGCCGGCGCCGCTGCACATCGCCTCGGCGGTGCTGCTGGTGGTGCCGATCGCGCCGCTTCTTTCGCGCGTGGTGTTCCAGCCGATCGCCGATGCCTCGGTGCTGGTGCTGCTGATCGTCTCGCTGGCGCTGCACTTCCTGCTGTCGGGCCTGGGCCTGCTGTTCTTCGGGCCCGAGGGCTCGCGCACGCAGCCCCTGGCCAGCGGCTCGCTCCCGCTGGGCGACGGCTTCACGGTCAGCGGGCAGGTGATCCTGATGGTGGCATCGGCGGTCGTGCTCAGCGGCCTGTTCTTCCTGGTGTTCGAGCGCACGATCGCCGGCAAGGCGCTGCGCGCCACGGCAGTCAACCGCGTGGGTGCGCGTCTGATCGGCATCCGGCCGGCGCGCACGGCGCTGCTGGCCTATGGCTGCGCCTCGCTGCTGGCCGGCCTGATCGGCGTGCTGATCGCGCCGGTCACCACCATGTACTACGACTCGGGCTTCATCATCGGGCTCAAGGCCTTCGTGGCGGCGATCATCGGCGGCCTGGTGAGCTACCCGATGACCGCCATCGGCGCGCTGGCGGTGGGCGTGGTCGAGAGCTTCGCCTCCTTCTGGAGCGGCGCGCTGAAGGACGTGATCGTCTTCAGCCTGCTGATCCCGGTGCTGATGCTGCGCTCCTTCATGAGCGTGCATGCGGAAGAGGAAGAAGAGGAGGTGGACCAATGA
- a CDS encoding ABC transporter substrate-binding protein, translating to MKTLARNALATALAAGFAMTAFAADLKVGLSVSLSGPNSSLGVPYAKGMQAALAYKGEVNGRKIQLIVLDDGSDPTTAGRNARKLVDEEKVDVLMGTSGVPAAIAMAQVGRDAKVPMIGLTPIQLDPAENGWVFTVAQPTQLMIDAVVERMKKDGVKTVGYIGFSDAWGDLVYNALMKAAPTAGIKVLGNERYARADASVTGQVLKLLAMKPDAVMTGGAGTPGALPFLALSERGFKGPMYGQHGLINPDFVRVVGAAGQGALMPTGPVIVAEQLPNDYPTKKIAMDFRAAFQKVNNAPTSDAFSAYSFDGWLVFTNAAARAKGEPGTPEFRLSLRDAIASTKEVVGTHGVYNFKPGDLYGVDERARVIVKLENGQWKLAN from the coding sequence ATGAAGACCCTGGCGCGCAACGCGCTGGCCACGGCCCTTGCCGCCGGATTCGCGATGACCGCATTCGCGGCCGATCTCAAGGTGGGGCTGAGCGTCTCGCTCTCCGGTCCGAACTCGTCGCTGGGCGTTCCCTACGCCAAGGGCATGCAGGCCGCGCTGGCCTACAAGGGCGAGGTCAACGGCCGCAAGATTCAGCTGATCGTGCTCGACGACGGCTCCGACCCGACCACCGCCGGCCGCAACGCGCGCAAGCTGGTGGACGAGGAGAAGGTCGATGTGCTGATGGGCACCTCCGGCGTGCCGGCCGCGATCGCGATGGCGCAGGTGGGCCGCGATGCGAAGGTGCCGATGATCGGCCTCACGCCGATCCAGCTCGACCCGGCGGAGAACGGCTGGGTCTTCACCGTCGCGCAGCCCACGCAGCTGATGATCGACGCGGTGGTCGAGCGCATGAAGAAGGACGGCGTCAAGACCGTGGGCTACATCGGCTTCTCCGACGCCTGGGGGGATCTGGTCTACAACGCGCTGATGAAGGCGGCGCCCACGGCCGGCATCAAGGTGCTGGGCAACGAGCGCTATGCGCGGGCCGACGCGTCCGTCACCGGCCAGGTGCTCAAGCTGCTGGCGATGAAGCCGGATGCGGTGATGACCGGCGGCGCCGGCACGCCGGGCGCGCTGCCCTTCCTGGCGCTGAGCGAGCGCGGCTTCAAGGGCCCGATGTACGGCCAGCACGGCCTGATCAACCCCGACTTCGTGCGCGTGGTCGGCGCTGCCGGCCAGGGCGCGCTGATGCCCACCGGGCCGGTGATCGTGGCCGAGCAGCTGCCGAACGACTACCCGACCAAGAAGATCGCGATGGATTTCCGCGCCGCCTTCCAGAAGGTCAACAACGCGCCCACCAGCGACGCCTTCTCGGCCTACTCCTTCGACGGCTGGCTGGTGTTCACCAACGCTGCGGCGCGCGCCAAGGGCGAGCCGGGCACGCCCGAGTTCAGGCTGTCGCTGCGCGACGCGATCGCCAGCACCAAGGAGGTGGTGGGCACGCACGGGGTCTACAACTTCAAGCCGGGCGATCTCTACGGCGTGGACGAGCGCGCGCGCGTGATCGTGAAGCTCGAGAACGGCCAGTGGAAGCTCGCCAACTGA
- a CDS encoding aromatic-ring-hydroxylating dioxygenase subunit beta: MTQAQDFVAHEAALLDAARFDDWLALFAEDGHYWVPLQGAAQADPLSHNSIAYEDRLLLQLRIERLKNPRAHSQHPRSHCQHVLQRSVIEQDDETGLALATPFIYVEARGEEQLLLAGTCRHLLVRHGESFLIRQKRIDLLNAGGALPAIQLFI, translated from the coding sequence ATGACGCAGGCCCAGGACTTCGTCGCGCACGAGGCGGCCCTGCTCGATGCCGCTCGCTTCGACGACTGGCTCGCGCTCTTCGCCGAGGATGGCCACTACTGGGTGCCGCTGCAGGGTGCCGCGCAGGCCGATCCGCTCTCGCACAACTCCATCGCCTACGAGGACCGGCTGCTGCTGCAGCTGCGCATCGAGCGCCTGAAGAATCCGCGCGCCCACTCGCAGCATCCCCGAAGCCATTGCCAGCATGTGCTGCAGCGCTCCGTGATCGAGCAGGACGACGAGACCGGCCTCGCGCTCGCGACGCCCTTCATCTATGTGGAGGCGCGCGGCGAAGAGCAATTGCTGCTCGCCGGCACCTGCCGCCACCTGCTGGTGCGGCACGGCGAGAGTTTCCTGATCCGCCAGAAGCGCATCGACCTGCTCAACGCAGGCGGCGCGCTGCCGGCCATCCAGTTGTTCATCTGA
- a CDS encoding aromatic ring-hydroxylating dioxygenase subunit alpha: MNTYRDRPDAIRALVQDDRVHRDLYLSEELFALEQERFFANTWLYVGHASQVPNPGDYWALELAGRPVMMVRQADGAVRVFYNRCAHKGSRLVTDESGNAGKFFRCPYHAWTYKLDGAPLAIPLKSGYEGTRLKECESGRGLVELKNTAVYRDFVFVRLAERGPRFEDYFGEVLGAIDNMVERSPEGRLSVGGGVLRNIIHCNWKMYLENINDTVHPMSTHESATQAADALWQGRSPDEPKPMAMEQILPFGSGYDFFDRMGGRVFANGHSVLGINFSIHSNYAQLPDYEAAMREAHGAERAMEILQRSPQNSVLFPSLSVKGSPQAIRVIRPLAANRTLIEAWSFRAAGAPDLLFERAMTYNRLVFSPMSVVAHDDVHLFESMQRGLAAEGNEWVSLHRNFDPAELAQDTISTNGTNELLMRNQFRAWARYMTEPSA; this comes from the coding sequence ATGAACACCTATCGCGACCGACCCGACGCCATTCGCGCGCTGGTCCAGGACGACCGCGTGCACCGCGATCTGTACCTGAGCGAGGAACTGTTCGCGCTGGAGCAGGAGCGCTTCTTCGCCAACACCTGGCTCTACGTGGGGCACGCGAGCCAGGTGCCGAACCCCGGCGACTACTGGGCGCTGGAGCTCGCCGGCCGCCCCGTGATGATGGTGCGCCAGGCTGATGGCGCGGTGCGCGTGTTCTACAACCGCTGCGCGCACAAGGGCAGCCGGCTGGTGACGGACGAGAGCGGCAATGCCGGCAAGTTCTTCCGCTGCCCTTATCACGCCTGGACCTACAAGCTGGACGGCGCGCCGCTGGCGATCCCGCTGAAGTCAGGCTACGAGGGCACGCGCCTGAAGGAATGCGAATCGGGGCGCGGGCTGGTCGAGCTGAAGAACACGGCGGTCTACCGCGATTTCGTGTTCGTGCGGCTCGCCGAGCGGGGCCCGCGCTTCGAGGACTATTTCGGCGAGGTGCTGGGCGCCATCGACAACATGGTCGAGCGCTCGCCCGAAGGCCGGCTCTCGGTTGGCGGCGGCGTGCTGCGCAACATCATCCATTGCAACTGGAAGATGTACCTCGAGAACATCAACGATACGGTGCATCCGATGTCCACGCACGAGTCCGCCACGCAGGCGGCCGATGCGCTGTGGCAGGGCCGCTCGCCGGATGAGCCCAAGCCGATGGCGATGGAGCAGATCCTGCCTTTCGGCTCGGGCTACGACTTTTTCGACAGGATGGGCGGGCGTGTGTTCGCCAACGGCCACAGCGTGCTGGGCATCAACTTCAGCATCCACTCGAACTACGCGCAGCTGCCCGACTACGAGGCCGCGATGCGCGAGGCGCACGGCGCCGAGCGGGCGATGGAGATCCTGCAGCGCTCGCCGCAGAACTCGGTGCTCTTCCCCAGCCTCTCGGTCAAGGGTTCGCCGCAGGCCATCCGGGTGATCCGGCCGCTGGCCGCGAACCGCACGCTGATCGAGGCCTGGAGCTTCCGCGCAGCGGGCGCACCCGATCTGCTCTTCGAGCGCGCGATGACGTACAACCGCCTGGTCTTCTCGCCCATGTCGGTGGTGGCGCACGACGACGTGCACCTGTTCGAAAGCATGCAGCGAGGCCTGGCGGCCGAGGGCAACGAGTGGGTCAGCCTGCATCGCAACTTCGATCCGGCCGAGCTCGCGCAGGACACGATCAGCACCAACGGCACCAACGAGTTGCTGATGCGCAACCAGTTCCGTGCCTGGGCCAGATACATGACGGAGCCTTCGGCATGA
- a CDS encoding ABC transporter substrate-binding protein: protein MKNIARLIGLTAIALATAQATAADLKIGFISSLSGPVSALGIPYEKGIRAAIAEHPQLAGHKVELIVLDDASDPTTAGRNARKLVTEDKVDVLIGSSGVPNAMAIAAVARELNTPLISPTPVTIPGPEGAWTVTVSQPFPLMVAGVVEQMKKSGVKTVAFIGFSDALGDLAYDSLVKSAEAAGIKVVANERYARSDSSVAGQVLKIMASRPDAVFAGNSGTPGALPYLGLAERGYKGRLYGTHGLINADFVRVGGASIEGLQVPSGPVLVADQLPADNPIKKVSMNFRSAYQKVHGAVPTDAFSSYTYDAYLLLADAASRAKGEPGTPAYRTALRDAIVSTKELVGTHGVYNFKPDNRYGSDQRAVVVVRMEKGQWKLVP from the coding sequence ATGAAGAACATCGCACGTCTCATCGGCCTCACAGCGATCGCCTTGGCGACGGCGCAAGCCACGGCCGCCGATCTCAAGATCGGCTTCATCAGCTCGCTGTCGGGACCCGTCTCCGCGCTGGGCATTCCCTATGAGAAGGGCATTCGCGCCGCGATCGCGGAGCATCCGCAGCTGGCAGGGCACAAGGTCGAGCTGATCGTGCTCGACGACGCCTCCGACCCCACCACCGCCGGCCGCAATGCGCGCAAGCTCGTGACCGAGGACAAGGTCGACGTGCTGATCGGCAGCTCGGGCGTGCCCAACGCGATGGCCATCGCAGCCGTGGCGCGTGAGCTCAACACGCCGCTGATCTCGCCGACGCCGGTCACCATTCCCGGGCCCGAGGGCGCCTGGACGGTGACGGTCTCGCAGCCCTTCCCGCTGATGGTGGCCGGCGTGGTCGAGCAGATGAAGAAGTCGGGCGTGAAGACGGTGGCTTTCATCGGCTTCTCCGACGCCCTGGGCGACCTGGCCTACGACTCGCTGGTGAAGAGCGCCGAGGCGGCCGGCATCAAGGTGGTGGCCAACGAGCGCTACGCGCGTTCCGACTCCTCGGTCGCGGGACAGGTGCTGAAGATCATGGCGAGCCGGCCCGACGCGGTGTTCGCCGGCAACTCTGGCACGCCTGGCGCGCTTCCCTACCTGGGCCTCGCCGAGCGTGGCTACAAGGGCCGGCTCTACGGGACGCATGGGCTGATCAATGCCGACTTCGTGCGCGTGGGTGGGGCCTCGATCGAAGGCCTGCAGGTGCCCAGCGGCCCGGTGCTGGTGGCCGACCAGCTGCCGGCCGACAACCCGATCAAGAAGGTGTCGATGAACTTCCGCAGCGCCTATCAGAAGGTGCACGGTGCGGTGCCGACCGACGCCTTCTCCTCCTACACCTACGACGCCTACCTGCTGCTCGCCGATGCCGCCTCCCGCGCCAAGGGCGAGCCCGGCACGCCGGCCTATCGCACGGCGCTGCGTGATGCCATCGTGAGTACCAAGGAGCTGGTGGGCACGCACGGCGTCTACAACTTCAAGCCCGACAACCGCTATGGCTCCGACCAGCGCGCCGTGGTGGTGGTGCGCATGGAAAAGGGCCAGTGGAAGCTGGTGCCCTAG
- a CDS encoding ABC transporter substrate-binding protein translates to MKVPSPIRALAGIVLGIGALSAASAWAADYKVGFITSLSGPVSSLGIPYDKGMKAALAYKSELNGRKIQLVQLDDASDPSTAARNARKMIDEDKVDVIIGTAGSPGALAIAAVARETKTPLISIANANLPGEEGAWMVTLPQPAPLMLDAVVEQMKKSGVKTVGYIGFSDAWGDLVYDALTKSAPAAGIKVVSNERYARADASVTGQVLKIVALRPDAVITGTSGTPGALPYLALSERGYKGQIYGMHALINPDFVRVGGSAVEGLLAPTGPVIVAEQLPDSNPIRKTSMDFRAAYQKANGAAPTDAFSAYTFDAWLLFLDAAQRAKGEPGTPAYRVALRDAIVSTKELVGTHSVYNFKPDNRYGSDERSRVVVKLEKGQWKLVP, encoded by the coding sequence ATGAAAGTTCCAAGCCCCATCCGCGCCCTGGCGGGCATCGTCCTCGGCATCGGCGCGCTGAGCGCGGCCAGTGCCTGGGCTGCCGACTACAAGGTCGGCTTCATTACCTCGCTGTCGGGGCCTGTGTCCTCGCTGGGCATTCCCTACGACAAGGGCATGAAGGCTGCGCTGGCGTACAAGTCGGAGTTGAACGGCCGCAAGATCCAGCTGGTGCAGCTCGACGACGCCTCCGATCCGTCGACCGCCGCGCGCAATGCACGCAAGATGATCGACGAGGACAAGGTCGACGTCATCATCGGCACGGCCGGCTCGCCCGGCGCGCTGGCCATCGCCGCGGTGGCGCGCGAGACGAAGACGCCGCTGATCTCCATCGCCAACGCCAACCTGCCGGGCGAGGAAGGCGCGTGGATGGTCACGCTGCCGCAGCCAGCGCCGCTGATGCTGGACGCGGTGGTCGAGCAGATGAAGAAGTCCGGCGTGAAGACCGTGGGCTACATCGGCTTTTCCGACGCCTGGGGCGACCTGGTCTATGACGCGCTCACCAAGAGCGCGCCGGCGGCCGGCATCAAGGTGGTGAGCAACGAGCGCTACGCGCGCGCCGATGCCTCGGTGACCGGCCAGGTGCTGAAGATCGTCGCGCTGCGTCCCGACGCGGTGATCACCGGCACCTCCGGCACGCCGGGCGCGCTGCCCTACCTGGCGCTCTCGGAGCGCGGCTACAAGGGCCAGATCTACGGCATGCATGCGTTGATCAACCCCGACTTCGTGCGCGTCGGCGGCAGTGCGGTCGAAGGCCTGCTGGCACCCACCGGGCCGGTGATCGTGGCCGAGCAACTGCCTGATTCCAACCCGATCCGCAAAACGTCGATGGACTTCCGCGCGGCCTACCAGAAGGCCAACGGCGCGGCGCCGACCGACGCCTTCTCCGCCTACACCTTCGACGCCTGGCTGCTGTTCCTCGATGCCGCACAGCGCGCCAAGGGCGAGCCGGGCACGCCGGCGTATCGCGTGGCACTGCGCGATGCGATCGTCAGCACCAAGGAGCTGGTGGGCACGCACAGCGTCTACAACTTCAAGCCGGACAACCGCTACGGCTCGGACGAGCGCTCGCGCGTGGTCGTCAAGCTCGAAAAAGGTCAATGGAAACTGGTCCCCTGA
- a CDS encoding SDR family oxidoreductase: MNLTHPVAAVTGGSAGIGKAICADLLAQGYEVVSLARRRCEINHPKLFSIEVDLMDRAATAQAAQEMARRFEVRTVVHNAGVIRPALLPEVQLEDLDALVELHLGCAIQLVQAALPAMRAERFGRIVLMSSRAAVGLATRTSYSATKAGMLGMARTWALELAAEGITVNVVAPGPIRTDMFYDVVEAGSEKERRLAASVPVQRLGEAADVARAVRFFVDPANGFVTGQVLYVCGGTSVGSLAL; the protein is encoded by the coding sequence ATGAACCTCACGCATCCCGTCGCCGCCGTCACCGGCGGCAGTGCCGGCATCGGCAAGGCGATCTGCGCGGACCTGCTCGCCCAAGGCTACGAGGTGGTGTCGCTGGCGCGGCGCCGATGCGAGATCAACCACCCCAAGCTCTTCAGCATCGAAGTCGACCTGATGGACCGCGCCGCCACCGCGCAGGCCGCGCAGGAGATGGCGCGGCGCTTCGAAGTCAGGACCGTGGTGCACAACGCGGGCGTGATCCGGCCGGCGCTGTTGCCCGAGGTCCAGCTCGAGGATCTCGACGCGCTGGTCGAACTGCATCTGGGCTGCGCCATCCAGCTGGTGCAGGCCGCGCTGCCGGCGATGCGGGCCGAGCGCTTCGGCCGCATCGTGCTCATGTCCTCGCGCGCCGCGGTGGGCCTGGCCACGCGCACGAGCTACTCCGCCACCAAGGCCGGCATGCTGGGCATGGCGCGCACCTGGGCGCTCGAGCTCGCGGCCGAGGGCATCACCGTGAACGTGGTGGCGCCAGGGCCGATCCGCACGGACATGTTCTACGACGTGGTGGAAGCCGGCAGCGAGAAGGAGCGCCGGCTCGCCGCCTCGGTGCCGGTGCAGCGCCTGGGCGAGGCGGCCGATGTGGCACGGGCCGTGCGCTTCTTCGTCGACCCGGCCAACGGCTTCGTCACCGGCCAGGTGCTCTATGTGTGCGGCGGCACCAGCGTGGGCAGCCTGGCCCTGTAG
- a CDS encoding cyclase family protein: protein MTTTELMSTAEILGGLVGAMATGRIRVVDLTQTLTPEFPQIALPPEMGQCWPFRIEEVSKYDERGPGWYWNNFSCGEHTGTHFDAPIHWISGRDLPNNSVDTIPVQHFVAPACVIDCSEQVKSDPDYLMTVEDIERFEAKHGRIPKGAWVLMRTDWSKRQDPEAYQNFDETGQHTPGPSTEAVRFLVEQRDVLGFGSEAIGTDAGQGYHLRPPYPCHYFMHGAGRYGLQCLSNLDLLPPTGAVLICPPLKIEKGSGSPLRVLALVGDAA, encoded by the coding sequence ATGACGACAACCGAACTGATGTCTACCGCCGAGATCCTCGGCGGCCTGGTCGGCGCCATGGCCACGGGCCGTATCCGCGTGGTCGACCTCACGCAGACGCTCACGCCCGAGTTCCCGCAGATCGCGCTGCCGCCCGAGATGGGCCAGTGCTGGCCCTTCCGCATCGAGGAGGTGTCGAAGTACGACGAGCGCGGGCCCGGCTGGTACTGGAACAACTTTTCGTGCGGCGAGCACACGGGCACGCACTTCGACGCGCCCATCCACTGGATCTCGGGCCGCGACCTGCCGAACAACTCGGTCGACACCATCCCCGTGCAGCACTTCGTGGCGCCGGCCTGCGTGATCGATTGCTCGGAGCAGGTGAAGTCCGATCCCGACTACCTGATGACGGTGGAGGACATCGAGCGCTTCGAGGCAAAGCACGGCCGCATCCCCAAGGGCGCGTGGGTGCTGATGCGCACGGACTGGTCGAAGCGGCAGGACCCCGAGGCCTACCAGAACTTCGACGAGACCGGCCAGCACACGCCGGGCCCGAGCACGGAGGCGGTGCGCTTCCTGGTCGAGCAGCGCGATGTGCTGGGCTTCGGCTCCGAAGCCATCGGCACCGATGCGGGCCAGGGCTACCACCTGCGCCCGCCCTATCCCTGCCACTACTTCATGCACGGCGCGGGCCGCTATGGCCTGCAGTGCCTGAGCAACCTCGACCTGCTGCCGCCGACCGGCGCGGTGCTGATCTGCCCGCCGCTCAAGATCGAGAAGGGCAGCGGCAGCCCGTTGCGCGTGCTGGCGCTGGTGGGGGATGCTGCTTGA